A section of the Asticcacaulis sp. EMRT-3 genome encodes:
- a CDS encoding efflux RND transporter permease subunit, translating into MTQDSKTRLQKLAPAIWLAVLLLTLGGVIGALNMPVSLFPHIDYPRVVVAIDAGDRDADQMAAEITRPVEIALRAVPNVTRIRSTTSRGSAEVALSFGWGDDMVAAKLATEGALATLMTDLPPGTRFTVTRSDPTVFPVLGLALTSKTLDQTALRQLAELKVRPALTGVPQVAGVEILGGAPREIAVDIDPAKLQALGISITDVSAALGKANQVTGLGRIEDRHRLYLVLAENRLASLKDLAATPIKMAAGKMAAGSAGVVTLGQVARIHPSTEPSYTRVTSNGTDAVLVNIHQSPTGDTVKIVKAVTARLKSAGLPPSVTVTPFYDQSELVTGAANSVRDAILLGALLAGIVLFFFLRSVRLMLITGLMLPAVLAATCLLLFALGMSFNMMTLGGMAAAVGLVVDDAVVMLEHMMRRMQEGRGKDRKGLLLAASEMGLPLLGSTGATIIVFLPLAFISGVTGGFFKALAITMVAALVVSLLYARFVIPLLAANWLREKDAAAAERANGVMGRLIGLYHKASAPLFGRPGLFAAVTALVFIVAGGLAWTHVPSGFMPKMDEGGFILDYKAQSGAALSDTDRLLRQVETIITHTPEVASYSRRTGAQLGGGLTEADEGDYFIRLKSGHRRNIEAVMADIRQQVAAKVPGLEIETAQLMEDLIGDLTAVPQPIEVKLFGDDPAELSDAAKKVGESISKIPGVVEVVDGQRVAGDSIRIQVDPGLAAQQGLDAEAVSSQLQSLIGGTPATQMRLGEQLITVRVRGPQDLRQRADMLANLPLTAPDGHALCVSQIATVSVVAGQKQLTREDLAPFVAVTARLEGRDLGSAMKAVRASVAALHLPASVRVDYGGLYAQQQKSFSDLAMVFSAALLLAALLLTVLFQRVSWTIATLGTVLLSVAAVLCGLWITGIELDISALMGLTMVVGMVTELAIFYLAEIDTGGEITIQSLRDAGEKRLRPILMSALIAILTLSPLALGLSRGAGLQQPLATAIIFGLIAAVPLLLLFLPAMILVLSREAPQAADHAAIDPK; encoded by the coding sequence ATGACGCAGGATTCAAAAACACGCCTGCAAAAACTGGCTCCGGCCATCTGGCTGGCCGTCCTCCTGCTCACCCTGGGCGGGGTGATCGGCGCCCTTAATATGCCCGTCAGCCTGTTTCCGCATATCGATTACCCCCGCGTCGTCGTGGCCATCGATGCCGGTGACCGCGATGCCGACCAGATGGCGGCGGAAATCACCCGTCCGGTCGAAATCGCCCTGCGCGCCGTGCCCAATGTCACCCGCATCCGCTCCACCACCAGCCGCGGTTCCGCCGAAGTGGCCTTAAGCTTCGGCTGGGGCGACGACATGGTGGCGGCCAAGCTGGCCACCGAAGGCGCACTGGCCACGCTGATGACCGACCTGCCGCCCGGCACACGTTTTACCGTCACGCGCTCCGATCCGACCGTCTTCCCGGTGCTGGGTCTGGCCCTGACTTCGAAAACCCTCGACCAGACCGCCTTGCGCCAACTGGCCGAACTGAAGGTGCGACCGGCCCTGACCGGTGTGCCGCAGGTGGCGGGGGTGGAAATCCTCGGCGGTGCGCCGCGCGAAATCGCCGTCGATATCGATCCGGCGAAATTGCAGGCGCTCGGCATCAGCATCACCGATGTCAGCGCAGCGCTTGGCAAGGCCAATCAGGTGACGGGCTTAGGCCGTATCGAAGACCGCCACCGGCTCTATCTGGTGCTGGCCGAAAACCGTCTGGCCAGCCTCAAGGATCTGGCCGCCACACCGATTAAGATGGCAGCGGGCAAGATGGCAGCGGGATCGGCGGGCGTGGTGACTCTGGGTCAGGTGGCCCGTATTCACCCTTCCACCGAACCCAGCTATACGCGCGTCACCTCCAATGGCACCGATGCCGTGCTCGTTAATATCCATCAATCGCCGACTGGCGACACGGTCAAGATCGTCAAGGCCGTCACGGCGCGCCTGAAGTCTGCGGGCCTGCCACCCAGCGTTACGGTCACGCCCTTTTATGACCAGTCCGAACTGGTGACAGGCGCAGCCAATTCGGTGCGTGACGCCATCCTTCTGGGGGCGCTGCTGGCCGGGATCGTGCTGTTCTTCTTCCTGCGCTCAGTACGGCTGATGCTGATCACCGGCCTGATGCTACCCGCCGTTCTGGCCGCCACCTGCCTTCTGCTGTTTGCGCTCGGCATGAGCTTCAACATGATGACTCTGGGCGGCATGGCCGCCGCTGTCGGCCTGGTGGTCGATGACGCCGTCGTCATGCTCGAACACATGATGCGGCGAATGCAGGAAGGAAGAGGAAAAGATCGCAAGGGTCTTCTTCTGGCCGCTTCTGAGATGGGCCTGCCGCTGCTTGGCTCGACCGGCGCCACCATCATCGTCTTCCTGCCGCTCGCCTTCATCAGCGGTGTGACCGGTGGCTTCTTCAAGGCGCTGGCCATCACTATGGTGGCCGCCCTTGTGGTGTCCCTGCTCTATGCCCGCTTCGTCATCCCGCTGCTGGCGGCCAACTGGCTGCGCGAAAAGGACGCCGCCGCCGCCGAACGCGCCAATGGCGTGATGGGCCGTCTGATCGGCCTTTATCACAAGGCCAGCGCGCCTTTGTTTGGCAGGCCCGGCCTGTTTGCCGCTGTCACCGCGCTCGTTTTTATCGTGGCCGGAGGACTGGCCTGGACGCATGTGCCGTCCGGCTTCATGCCGAAAATGGATGAGGGCGGCTTCATCCTCGACTACAAGGCGCAATCCGGTGCGGCCTTAAGCGACACCGACCGGCTGCTGCGTCAGGTCGAAACCATCATCACCCACACGCCCGAAGTGGCCAGCTATTCGCGCCGCACCGGTGCCCAGCTTGGCGGCGGCCTGACCGAGGCTGACGAGGGCGATTATTTCATCCGGCTCAAATCCGGCCACAGGCGCAATATCGAGGCCGTCATGGCCGATATTCGCCAGCAGGTCGCCGCCAAGGTGCCGGGACTCGAGATCGAAACCGCTCAGTTGATGGAAGACCTGATCGGTGACCTGACCGCCGTGCCGCAACCGATTGAGGTCAAGCTGTTCGGCGATGATCCCGCCGAATTGAGTGACGCGGCCAAAAAGGTTGGCGAATCGATTAGCAAAATACCGGGCGTGGTCGAGGTAGTTGATGGCCAGCGCGTGGCGGGCGATTCGATCCGCATCCAGGTCGATCCCGGTCTGGCCGCCCAGCAGGGCCTCGATGCCGAGGCGGTGTCCTCGCAATTGCAAAGCCTGATCGGCGGCACGCCCGCCACCCAGATGCGCCTCGGCGAACAACTGATTACCGTGCGCGTGCGCGGCCCGCAGGATCTGCGCCAGCGCGCCGATATGCTGGCCAATCTGCCGCTGACCGCCCCTGATGGCCATGCTCTGTGCGTCAGCCAGATCGCCACCGTCTCCGTTGTCGCCGGTCAGAAGCAACTGACCCGCGAAGACCTGGCACCCTTCGTGGCGGTCACGGCCCGTCTCGAAGGCCGCGATCTCGGCTCCGCCATGAAGGCCGTGCGCGCCTCTGTGGCGGCCCTGCACCTGCCCGCTTCGGTGCGCGTCGATTATGGCGGCCTCTATGCCCAACAGCAAAAGAGCTTTTCCGATCTGGCTATGGTGTTCAGCGCCGCCCTGCTGCTGGCCGCCCTGCTGCTGACCGTGCTGTTCCAGCGCGTGAGCTGGACCATCGCCACACTCGGCACAGTCCTGTTGTCCGTGGCCGCCGTCCTGTGCGGCCTGTGGATCACCGGCATCGAACTCGATATTTCGGCCTTGATGGGCCTGACGATGGTGGTCGGCATGGTCACCGAACTGGCCATCTTTTATCTGGCCGAAATCGACACGGGCGGTGAGATCACCATCCAGAGCTTACGCGACGCCGGAGAAAAGCGCCTGCGCCCGATCCTGATGTCGGCCCTGATCGCCATCCTGACCCTGTCGCCGCTGGCGCTGGGCTTAAGCCGGGGCGCGGGCCTGCAACAACCACTGGCCACGGCGATCATTTTCGGCCTGATCGCCGCCGTGCCGCTTTTGCTTCTGTTCCTGCCCGCCATGATACTGGTCTTGTCGCGCGAGGCACCCCAAGCAGCGGATCACGCCGCAATTGACCCGAAATGA
- a CDS encoding PepSY domain-containing protein: protein MKTAIIIALAATALFGTQAIAANSPAHYDGEKLAKHARITVDQARQIALKARPGTVTDQELEKENGGSGLRYSFDIKVDAKTYEVGVDAKTGKVLENATEGANPD from the coding sequence ATGAAAACCGCAATTATTATTGCTCTTGCGGCAACCGCACTGTTTGGCACTCAGGCGATAGCGGCAAATAGTCCTGCCCATTATGATGGCGAAAAGCTCGCCAAACATGCCAGGATAACGGTCGACCAGGCCAGACAAATTGCGCTCAAGGCGCGGCCCGGTACGGTTACCGATCAGGAACTGGAAAAAGAAAATGGCGGCAGCGGTCTGCGCTATTCCTTTGACATCAAGGTCGATGCCAAGACCTATGAGGTCGGCGTAGATGCGAAAACCGGCAAGGTGCTGGAAAACGCAACCGAGGGTGCGAACCCGGATTAG